The following are encoded together in the Platichthys flesus chromosome 9, fPlaFle2.1, whole genome shotgun sequence genome:
- the atp13a3 gene encoding polyamine-transporting ATPase 13A3, with amino-acid sequence MEKEDLKVLNKGEEEEMELQGYRLCRWRLVLVGLGVLCTGGFLLLLLYWMPEWCVKSTCTRTTARDAEVVLLRSVDEFRRWFLARVRVMLAPGSDPFHSLETQTTSPCSPSSPSCPFSSPASPSLANGHTTHPSDGSPAQELIRRYADYQPTQIRYFTFHSTKYYWNDEVQNFQDLSGLEDLQISCSTLHAEHSEGLTRNQQEYRKLFFGVNEISVKVPSVFKLLIKEVLNPFYIFQLFSVILWSADEYYYYAVAIVFMSVISTATSVYTIKKQYVMLHDMVAAHSVVRVSVCRANNDIEEILSTDLVPGDVMVIPSNGTIMPCDAVLISGTCIVNESMLTGESVPVTKTNLPNPGPEEMTGEADSAYNTEDYKRHTLFCGTHVIQTRFYTGEMVKAVVVCTGFSTAKGQLVRSILYPKPTDFKLYRDAYLFLLCLVAVAGIGFIYSIVLSIINKVPAKTIIIESLDIITITVPPALPAAMTAGIVYAQRRLKRIGIFCISPQRINICGQINLVCFDKTGTLTEDGLDLWGVQRVENGSFHLSEENAYKENLVKSQFVACMATCHSLTKIEGQLSGDPLDLKMFEATGWILEEATEEETSLHNRIMPTVVRPPKQLLPQEPAVSQEQDMELYELSSVYEIGIVRQFPFSSALQRMTVVARLLGEKRMDAYTKGAPEVVAGLCKRDTVPDNFAEILEGYTMQGFRVIALAHRRLESKLTWHKVQNVNRDHIEMNMDFLGLIIMQNKLKAETPGVLQDLRQAHIRTVMVTGDNMLTAISVARDCGMIPPRDTVIIADAHHPHDGQTAKITWRYADKPSKTSRLEEVNMRLEDVCNEEEPKAQELYHFAMNGKSFAVISEHFPDMLQKLVLHGTVFARMAPDQKTQLIEALQGVDYFVGMCGDGANDCGALKRAHGGISLSELEASVASPFTSRTPNISCVPSLIREGRAALITSFCVFKFMALYSIIQYISVTLLYSILSNLGDFQFLFIDIAIILLIVFTMSLNPAWKELVPQRPPSGLISGSLLFSVLTQILICLGFQTVTFLWVQKQPWYTIWTPLTDVCNMSSHINMSDLNNTEVDDHNIQNFENTSLFYVSSFQYLIVAVVFSKGKPFRQPSYKNWPFVVSTLILYIFLLLMMFNPVKTIDEFLEIVCVPFDWRVKLSLIIVVNAAVSVVVETFILDIILWKLVFSRDKHGSFGVTPAAPTPQRGIDLQAFKCLSWLSCSRKMPKARYMHLAQELSVDPDWPPKPTTTTEAKPCPENGSTYQIMINS; translated from the exons ctcctgctgctctactgGATGCCAGAGTGGTGCGTCAAATCCACCTGCACACGTACCACAGCCCGTGATGCTGAAGTGGTGTTGCTGCGCTCTGTG GATGAGTTTCGTCGCTGGTTCCTGGCCAGGGTGCGAGTGATGCTGGCCCCGGGGAGTGACCCCTTCCACAGCCTGGAGACCCAGACCACCTCCCCCTGCtccccttcttctccctcctgccctTTCTCCTCCCCAGCCTCCCCCTCTCTAGCCAACGGACACACCACTCACCCCTCCGATGGCAGCCCCGCTCAGGAGCTCATCAGAAGATATGCAGACTACCAGCCCACACAA ATTCGCTATTTTACCTTCCATAGCACAAAGTATTACTGGAATGACGAGGTGCAGAACTTTCAAGATTTAAG TGGCCTGGAGGACTTACAGATCAGCTGCTCCACTCTCCACGCGGAGCACAGTGAAGGCCTGACCAGGAACCAGCAGGAGTACAG GAAACTGTTCTTCGGAGTGAATGAAATTTCAGTGAAAGTGCCTTCTGTTTTCAAGCTGCTTATCAAAGAG gtcctAAACCCTTTCTACATCTTCCAGCTCTTCAGTGTGATCCTGTGGAGTGCCGATGAGTATTACTACTACGCTGTGGCGATTGTATTCATGTCGGTTATATCCACAGCTACCTCTGTGTACACCATCAAAAAG CAATACGTCATGCTTCACGATATGGTGGCAGCTCACAGTGTTGTCCGTGTGTCTGTATGCCGAGCCAACAATG ATATTGAAGAGATTCTGTCTACTGATCTGGTGCCTGGTGATGTGATGGTCATTCCCAGCAATGGGACCATCATGCCATGTGATGCCGTGTTGATCAGCGGCACCTGCATCGTCAATGAAAGCATGCTCACAG GTGAGAGCGTTCCTGTGACAAAGACCAACCTCCCAAACCCAGGGCCAGAAGAGATGACAGGGGAGGCTGACAGTGCCTACAACACAGAGGACTATAAGAGACATACACTCTTCTGTGGCACCCATGTTATCCAGACCCGCTTCTACACTGGTGAAATGGTCAAGGCTGTGGTGGTCTGCACAG gtTTCAGCACAGCCAAAGGTCAGCTGGTGCGCTCCATCTTGTATCCCAAACCCACCGACTTCAAGCTGTACCGTGATGCCTACCTCTTCCTGTTGTGTCTGGTGGCTGTAGCTGGAATCGGCTTTATCTACTCTATTGTCCTCAGCATCATAAACAAG GTGCCAGCTAAGACCATCATCATTGAGTCCCTagacatcatcaccatcactgTGCCACCGGCGCTGCCAGCTGCCATGACAGCCGGAATTGTGTACGCCCAGCGGCGCCTCAAACGCATTGGCATTTTCTGCATCAGCCCACAGAGGATCAACATCTGTGGCCAAATCAATCTGGTCTGCTTTGACAAG ACTGGAACTCTGACAGAAGATGGATTAGACCTGTGGGGTGTCCAGAGAGTTGAGAATGGCAG TTTCCACCTGTCAGAAGAAAATGCCTACAAGGAGAATCTTGTCAAGTCCCAGTTTGTGGCTTGCATGGCCACCTGCCACTCCCTCACCAAAATAGAGGGCCAGCTGTCCGGGGACCCACTGGACCTCAAGATGTTTGAGGCTACAGGTTGG ATCCTGGAGgaggccacagaggaggagacatctCTCCACAACCGTATCATGCCCACTGTGGTTCGACCCCCGAAACAGCTGTTGCCTCAAGAGCCTGCAGTGTCACAGGAACAAGACATG GAACTCTATGAGCTCTCG tctgTGTATGAGATAGGTATTGTGCGGCAGTTTCCTTTTTCATCAGCTCTCCAGAGAATGACTGTGGTAGCTCGTCTGCTGGGGGAAAAACGTATGGACGCCTACACAAAGGGGGCACCAGAGGTGGTGGCCGGTCTCTGCAAGAGAGACACAG TGCCAGATAATTTTGCAGAGATTTTGGAGGGCTACACAATGCAGGGTTTCAGGGTCATTGCTCTGGCACACCGGCGATTAGAATCCAAACTTACCTGGCACAAAGTTCAGAACGTCAACAG GGATCACATAGAGATGAACATGGATTTCCTGGGTCTGATCATCATGCAGAACAAGCTGAAGGCAGAAACTCCAGGTGTCCTGCAGGACCTCCGCCAAGCCCACATCCGCACAGTCATGGTTACTG GTGACAATATGCTGACAGCAATTTCAGTGGCTCGTGATTGTGGAATGATCCCACCCCGGGACACAGTCATCATTGCTGATGCCCATCATCCCCATGACGGACAGACCGCCAAGATCACCTGGAGATACGCTGACAAGCCAAGCAAGACGTCTCGCCTGGAG GAAGTGAACATGAGATTAGAGGACGTGTGTAATGAAGAAGAACCCAAAGCACAAGAGCTGTACCACTTTGCAATGAATGGAAAATCATTTGCTGTAATCTCTGAGCATTTCCCTGACATGCTTCAAAAG CTGGTGCTTCACGGGACGGTGTTTGCCAGAATGGCCCCAGACCAGAAAACCCAGCTTATTGAGGCGTTGCAGGGTGTAGA CTACTTTGTTGGGATGTGTGGAGATGGAGCTAATGATTGTGGG GCTCTGAAGAGGGCTCATGGTGGCATCTCTCTCTCAGAGCTTGAGGCCTCTGTAGCTTCTCCCTTCACCTCCAGGACCCCCAACATCTCCTGTGTCCCCAGCCTCATCAG GGAGGGCCGCGCCGCTCTCATCACCTCCTTCTGTGTGTTCAAGTTCATGGCCCTCTACAGCATCATCCAATATATCAGTGTCACCCTCCTCTATTCT atCCTCAGTAACCTGGGAGACTTCCAGTTCCTCTTCATCGATATCGCCATTATCCTTCTTATTGTCTTTACCA TGAGTCTGAATCCAGCATGGAAAGAGCTTGTGCCGCAACGGCCGCCATCGGGTCTGATCTCAGGGTCTCTGTTGTTCTCTGTGCTGACACAGATCCTCATCTGCTTGGGCTTCCAGACCGTAACTTTCCTGTGGGTCCAGAAGCAGCCGTGGTACACAATCTGGACACCACTCACAGA TGTCTGCAACATGTCATCACACATCAACATGTCTGACCTCAACAACACAGAAGTGGACGACCACAACATCCAAAACTTTGAGAACACCAGCCTCTTCTATGTGTCCTCCTTCCAGTATCTCATTGTTGCCGTCGTTTTCTCCAAGGGCAAACCGTTCAGGCAGCCCAGCTACAAGAATT GGCCTTTTGTGGTGTCCACCCtgattttgtatattttcctACTGTTAATGATGTTCAACCCTGTGAAAACTATTGACGAGTTTCTAGAG ATTGTTTGTGTCCCGTTTGACTGGAGAGTAAAACTTTCCCTCATTATCGTAGTCAAtgctgctgtgtctgtggtggtggag ACCTTCATCCTTGACATCATcttatggaagcttgtgttcaGCCGAGACAAACATGGCAGCTTTGGCGTCACTCCTGCTGCCCCTACACCACAG AGGGGCATTGACCTGCAGGCGTTCAAGTGTCTGTCCTGGCTGAGCTGCTCACGCAAGATGCCCAAGGCCCGCTACATGCATCTGGCCCAGGAGCTGAGTGTGGACCCTGACTGGCCTCCAAAGCCAACCACCACCACAGAAGCCAAACCCTGCCCCGAAAACGGCTCCACCTATCAAATCATGATCAACTCCTAG